The Dunckerocampus dactyliophorus isolate RoL2022-P2 chromosome 1, RoL_Ddac_1.1, whole genome shotgun sequence genome has a segment encoding these proteins:
- the zgc:66479 gene encoding involucrin has translation MTAKHRKGKSNHKHEDDNLKSEVPESKVHAGGKSYTLVFFLCLVVVLGGSIGAWFCYQQHQTLSHLTDTFMSMQMKVAQLQSQETMRQTSDKVQMLSDGLESRLSALEESYAEAQKRVGEALATAEQLKTSDLPAQVLSLHTEMKSRLADIQQTTVSMEQLGQLQAVLQGKAEEYEGVRLQMEGLSQQVQTLTGRLEEADAKLEEVVLLKDTLKKQAAQILDLKLQLDSYLTQLETNTAEMVTLRELLPIEHAKQADVEEQINAVRISIQDQNSAAQSLHSELRAQLDNLQRQVTQMVDNDQAIAEPEEQTDPVDGEEGQEEEQASLVDTEPESDEATEQVLTFSELVETEASHTEEEEPSVEEHQSDGEEQLLVNEDDFKPEEEVASEGETGQEEEEEGIVDAEEVESEEEWNERIDA, from the exons ATGACGGCCAAGCATCGGAAGGGGAAAAGCAACCACAAACACGAAGatgacaatttaaaaagtgAAGTCCCCGAATCAAAAGTCCACGCAGGGGGGAAGAGCTACACGCTTGTGTTCTTTTTATGCCTCGTCGTTGTACTCGGCGGGTCCATTGGAGCTTGGTTTTGCtaccagcagcaccaaacttTGAGCCACTTGACAGACACCTTCATGAGCATGCAGATGAAGGTGGCCCAGCTGCAGTCGCAGGAGACCATGCGACAGACAAGTGATAAG GTGCAGATGTTGTCAGATGGTCTGGAAAGTCGACTCAGTGCCCTGGAAGAGTCATACGCAGAGGCCCAAAAACGGGTGGGTGAGGCCTTGGCTACCGCAGAGCAGCTCAAGACATCAGACCTACCTGCTCAGGTGCTGTCGCTCCACACCGAGATGAAATCACGTCTGGCTGACATCCAGCAGACCACTGTGTCAATGGAGCAGCTGGGCCAGCTGCAGGCAGTGCTACAGGGGAAGGCAGAGGAGTATGAGGGGGTCAGACTTCAGATGGAGGGCCTATCTCAGCAGGTCCAAACTCTTACGGGGCGCCTGGAGGAAGCAGATGCCAAACTGGAAGAGGTTGTCCTTTTGAAAGACACCCTGAAGAAACAGGCTGCACAGATACTTGACCTGAAGTTGCAACTGGACTCGTACCTGACCCAGCTGGAGACCAACACAGCAGAGATGGTGACTCTCCG AGAATTGCTGCCGATTGAACACGCCAAGCAGGCCGATGTGGAGGAACAGATCAATGCAGTTCGAATCAGTATTCAGGATCAGAACTCCGCCGCCCAAAGCCTTCACTCAGAACTCAGAGCTCAGCTGGACAACCTACAGAGGCAGGTCACGCAG aTGGTGGATAATGACCAAGCTATAGCTGAACCTGAGGAACAAACAGATCCTGTGGATGGAGAAGAGgggcaggaggaggagcaggccaGCCTAGTGGACACAGAGCCTGAGTCAGATGAGGCGACGGAACAAGTACTTACCTTTTCAGAACTGGTAGAAACCGAGGCATCACACacagaagaggaggagccaagTGTGGAAGAGCATCAGAGCGATGGTGAGGAGCAACTGCTGGTTAATGAGGATGACTTCAAACCAGAGGAGGAGGTGGCTTCAGAAGGGGAGACtggacaggaggaggaggaggagggaataGTTGATGCTGAGGAAGTTGAATCAGAAGAAGAGTGGAATGAAAGGATTGATGCATAA
- the LOC129182900 gene encoding immunoglobulin-like and fibronectin type III domain-containing protein 1, translated as MWKRSKGSGRTKQCFSLVHQYIQHFNEKAGNKTASIRRRSKIPGVVITQYTINIPEGKSVPDFKRKLNQVNVPEGKSAVFKALIAGEPKPEVTWKRVRGNISDNEKYQTRYDESTGEYILEIRAVMGADADTYKCFAVNEYGKAICATALNVTDVVTDPSDFRKMLRKTNSNIFNENNTDKVKEREERYRETLQRDYDALGPEDMHLMRKKMEEKRQRALQDGISASDEDLLRIAGLVSGGNAKDAENFSIPNLDFVVKLQEAVTEEQDTALFECVLTHPLPKITWLGNGNVLEDSEKYKISVSDHNMIHRLLIKDCTGEDKGVYSAVAGSASCKAELDVEADLEAAGKKKTGGAGIDLEQVVREQQIKNREEMEKLLEAVKAKHDAGELTEQKTLSTYGKDGELISLTGPVKYSGGDLHDANINGNILKSVLNALSVGDGFEAGKSEGNEDRDAGNMDEETELDAQEWGDARDDELNEVNAKLTAKKKKRQSLFNEDSELMEDEEVIGVATQPRRKRIGPLIEDVVIDPGVQFIWGLSDINAIIGENAELTCKLSKEDYEGVWFRDGEKLIPDDTFIISKEGAIHKLLIMKCQEEHSGKYRFEADNRKTEAVVNVKDPPRFDPDDLSVFTEPLRIKIGHNAVFKLNFLGFEPIKIQWYREGEELHDDASSTRVEKSSNHSRLLLSRCQRRDSGEIKIKLKNEHGTAEAITQLIVLDKPTSPLGPAEITLSSATCIEFKWRPPKDDGGSPVMNYIMERQQVGRNTWKKVGEIPGVPFYRDTDVDRGRKYCYRIRALTSEGVSDVMETEDLQAGILAFPGAPTPPKVVSAFDDCINLSWTAPSNTGGSQILGYILEKRKKGSNLWTAVNASNEPIKEKKCAVKDVVAGMEYEFRVLAVNLSGPGEFSNPCDFVFARDPKKPPGKVIGLKVTETSYNHFVLTWTKPEDKPDVQDEAKGYFVEIRNAQCLEWSRSTTITTTYTAKGLRAMDMYWVRVIASNDGGESEPEELANYVLAMPPLVRPKFTNKKMKTFVVVRAGNTVRVTINFEASPPPDIMWLKDNGPVPKRVTVSNSDGASQILIPSSERSDSGIYSILVKNLAGQETFSTEVRVTDDPKPPGPVELEENVPGTVTVTWQPSPDEKLDDRLHYTVSKLDSTKRTWATVADRLFNNKLTVCNIMHGREYHFRIYAKNDMGISAPSESPTWGVERKKEKVSLNLSTREERDLRCAPDFIVPLKLHTAPKGYECYMSCAVTGNPKPRITWYRNHVNINTNTNYYISNTCGVCSMLILSVGPKDVGKYTVTAENALGRSECSTMLSVRE; from the exons ATGTGGAAAAGGTCAAAGGGCTCTGGACGCACCAAACAGT GTTTCTCCCTCGTTCATCAGTACATTCAACATTTCAATGAGAAAGCTGGCAACAAAACAG cTTCTATCCGGAGAAGATCTAAAATCCCTGGGGTGGTCATCACACAATATACAATCAACATACCAGAGGGGAAAAGCGTACCAGATTTCAAACGTAAACTAAACCAAGTAAATGTCCCAGAAG GGAAATCAGCTGTTTTCAAGGCATTGATTGCAGGAGAGCCAAAACCTGAAGTGACATGGAAAAGAGTAAGAGGCAACATTTCAgacaatgaaaaatatcagACTAGGTATGATGAATCAACAGGGGAGTACATATTAGAG ATTCGGGCAGTAATGGGTGCAGATGCAGACACATACAAATGCTTTGCAGTCAATGAATATGGAAAAGCCATCTGCGCCACGGCATTAAATGTTACAGATG TTGTAACTGATCCATCAGATTTCAGAAAAATGTTGAGAAAGACAAACTCAAA TATTTTCAATGAAAACAACACAGATAAAGTCAAAGAGCGAGAGGAGCGATACCGGGAGACCTTGCAGAGGGACTATGATGCACTAGGACCTGAGGACATGCATTTGATGCGCAAGaaaatggaggaaaagagaCAGCGAGCACTACAG GATGGAATCAGTGCCTCCGATGAAGATTTATTGAGGATAGCCGGCCTTGTAAGCGGTGGGAATGCAAAGGATGCTGAAAACTTTTCAA TTCCCAATCTGGACTTTGTTGTCAAACTTCAAGAAGCAGTAACAGAAGAACAAGATACCGCACTCTTTGAATGTGTCCTTACCCATCCACTTCCCAAGATCACGTGGCTGGGTAACGGCAACGTGCTGGAGGAcagtgaaaaatacaaaatcagcGTGTCCGACCACAACATGATCCACAGGTTGCTGATCAAAGACTGCACCGGGGAAGACAAAGGTGTCTACTCAGCTGTGGCTGGCAGTGCATCATGCAAGGCTGAGCTAGATGTGGAAG CTGACCTTGAAGCGGCTGGCAAGAAGAAAACTGGAGGGGCAGGAATAGACCTTGAGCAAGTGGTCAGAGAGCAGCAAATCAAAAACCGAGAAGAAATGGAGAAGCTTCTGGAAGCTGTCAAAGCAAAACATGATGCAGGAGAACTGACAGAACAGAAGACATTATCCACTTATGGAAAAGATGGAGAGCTCATTTCATTGACCGGACCTGTTAAATACAGTGGGGGTGACCTGCATGATGCAAACATTAATGGCAATATTCTCAAGTCAGTGCTCAATGCACTCAGTGTTGGCG ATGGTTTTGAAGCAGGAAAATCTGAGGGAAATGAGGACCGTGATGCAGGAAACATGGATGAAGAGACAGAGCTGGATGCACAAG agtggggcGACGCACGTGATGATGAGTTGAATGAAGTAAACGCGAAGCTGACGgcgaaaaagaaaaaac GTCAGAGCTTATTTAATGAAGACAGTGAGTTGATGGAAGATGAAGAAGTGATTGGTGTTGCCACACAACCGAGACGTAAAAGAATCGGCCCACTGATAGAAGATGTAGTTATTG ATCCCGGGGTTCAATTTATCTGGGGATTGTCTGACATCAATGCCATCATCGGTGAGAATGCGGAGCTAACGTGTAAACTCAGCAAAGAAGACTACGAGGGAGTCTGGTTCAGAGATGGCGAAAAG CTCATTCCAGACGACACGTTTATAATCTCGAAAGAGGGTGCAATCCATAAATTACTTATAATGAAATGCCAGGAGGAGCACTCTGGGAAATACCGTTTTGAGGCAGACAATCGAAAAACAGAAGCAGTGGTGAACGTCAAAG ATCCTCCAAGGTTTGATCCCGACGACCTCAGTGTGTTCACAGAGCCTTTAAGAATTAAAATAGGGCACAACGCCGTCTTCAAACTGAATTTTCTCGGCTTTGAGCCCATTAAGATCCAGTGGTACAGAGAGGGAGAGGAGCTCCATGACGACGCCAGCAGCACCAGGGTAGAGAAATCGTCCAATCACAGCCGCCTGCTGTTGAGCAGATGCCAGAGGAGGGATTCGGGAGAGATCAAGATCAAGCTCAAAAATGAACATGGCACCGCTGAGGCAATTACACAGCTCATTGTGCTTG ACAAACCCACTTCACCGCTGGGTCCTGCAGAGATAACACTAAGTTCTGCTACGTGCATTGAATTTAAGTGGAGGCCTCCGAAGGATGATGGTGGCTCGCCAGTGATGAACTATATCATGGAGCGACAACAGGTTGGGCGAAACACTTGGAAAAAAGTAGGAGAGATCCCTGGCGTACCTTTCTACCGTGACACAGACGTGGACCGTGGACGCAAATACTGCTATAGAATCCGAGCTTTGACCTCAGAGGGTGTGAGTGATGTGATGGAGACTGAAGACCTGCAAGCTGGGATACTAG CCTTCCCTGGTGCCCCAACACCTCCAAAGGTGGTCAGTGCCTTTGACGACTGCATAAACCTTTCTTGGACAGCACCAAGTAATACGGGAGGATCACAAATTCTGggctacattttggaaaaacgcAAGAAGGGAAGTAACCTCTGGACTGCGGTGAATGCTTCAAATGAGCCAATAAAAG AGAAGAAATGTGCAGTGAAGGATGTTGTGGCAGGTATGGAGTACGAATTCAGAGTTTTGGCGGTCAACCTTTCGGGACCTGGTGAATTCAGCAACCCGTGTGATTTTGTTTTCGCACGGGATCCCAAAA AACCTCCTGGTAAAGTTATTGGCTTAAAAGTGACAGAAACGTCTTACAACCACTTTGTCTTGACTTGGACCAAACCTGAGGACAAACCTGACGTACAGGATGAAGCCAAAGGATATTTTGTCGAGATAAGGAATGCACAGTGCCTTGAATGGTCCCGaagcaccaccatcaccaccacctaCACGGCAAAAGGCCTGAGGGCAATGGATATGTACTGGGTCAGAGTCATTGCAAGCAATGACGGAGGAGAGAGTGAACCCGAGGAGCTGGCCAACTATGTCCTTGCAATGCCACCTCTTG tgagACCAAAATTCACAAACAAAAAGATGAAGACATTCGTGGTGGTGAGGGCTGGTAACACCGTCAGGGTCACCATAAACTTTGAG GCTTCCCCACCTCCAGACATCATGTGGCTCAAGGACAACGGGCCGGTGCCAAAGCGGGTTACTGTGAGTAACTCAGACGGCGCATCACAGATATTGATCCCTTCGTCCGAGCGCTCCGATTCTGGCATCTATTCCATTTTGGTGAAAAATCTGGCAGGACAGGAAACCTTCAGTACCGAAGTCAGGGTCACAG ATGATCCTAAACCACCTGGACCAGTGGAACTGGAGGAAAACGTGCCTGGCACAGTGACGGTGACCTGGCAACCTTCTCCCGATGAGAAGCTTGACGACCGGCTACACTACACAGTTTCCAAACTGGACTCAACCAAACGCACATGGGCCACAGTGGCCGACAGACTCTTCAATAACAAGCTCACAGTGTGCAATATCATGCACGGGAGGGAATATCATTTCCGGATCTACGCCAAGAACGACATGGGCATATCGGCACCCTCAGAATCACCCACCTGGGGGGTGGAGAGAAAGAAAG aaaaagtttcACTGAACTTATCAACCAGAGAAGAACGCGACTTGCGATGTGCTCCGGACTTCATCGTACCTTTAAAGCTTCACACGGCACCAAAAGGCTACGAATGCTACATGAGCTGTGCCGTGACAGGAAACCCCAAACCTCGCATCACGTGGTACCGGaatcacgtcaacataaacacTAATACCAACTATTACATCTCAAACACCTGTGGAGTTTGCTCCATGTTGATCCTCAGCGTGGGCCCCAAAGATGTCGGAAAGTACACGGTCACAGCAGAGAACGCTCTGGGTCGATCCGAATGTTCCACCATGCTCAGTGTCAGAG AGTGA